In the Acidovorax sp. A79 genome, one interval contains:
- a CDS encoding sensor histidine kinase codes for MRIEPATPPGPPAPPAPARAHSGAAWALALAQWPMATRIALLALVPMLLLVGAGGLWLRVQMHQSLLASFEQVLRDKAQRVGARLHLGPQGGLRESTGGADEFSAIYAGWYWRAQAGSDVLRSRSLWDMDSLPTEALTTTGSATLHRATGPLQEPLLSLTQPVALGQPPVQVTLTVYGPAAQLHSSMRQIDRTLVVAGLVLMLLTGGLAWLQVRVGLAPLRRLEAMLAALRAPQGAGPDVALHLAAPTGRDLQPLQNELAGLLAHNAHVVARARAHAVDLNHALKKPLALLSAQASAQPQVPSSEVQRQVEAMAQLVDRYQARTLSDALHAHPGSTGQAVDVRDCVAQLLRMMERLHAAQGLDWMLADDTQGPLHWRGERADLEEVLGNLLDNAGKWAASRVRLTLSVSVSVQGGAEHASLCLDIEDDGPGMTPAQLQAAGQRGVRFDESVQGSGLGLAIASQIAQAYGGHLQLRKSEELKGLGVRLEMRGLAPAGRTKTP; via the coding sequence ATGCGGATCGAACCCGCCACGCCGCCTGGGCCGCCCGCACCGCCTGCGCCGGCCCGGGCACACAGCGGCGCCGCGTGGGCGCTGGCGCTGGCCCAGTGGCCCATGGCCACGCGCATTGCGCTGCTGGCGCTGGTCCCCATGCTGCTGCTGGTGGGCGCCGGGGGGCTGTGGCTGCGCGTGCAGATGCACCAGAGCCTGCTGGCCAGCTTCGAGCAGGTGCTGCGCGACAAGGCCCAGCGCGTGGGCGCGCGGCTGCACCTGGGGCCCCAGGGTGGCTTGCGGGAGTCCACCGGCGGTGCCGATGAGTTCAGCGCCATCTACGCCGGGTGGTACTGGCGCGCGCAGGCGGGCAGCGATGTGCTGCGGTCGCGTTCGCTGTGGGACATGGACAGCCTGCCGACCGAGGCCCTGACCACCACCGGCTCGGCCACGCTGCACCGGGCCACGGGGCCGCTGCAAGAACCCTTGCTGTCGCTGACCCAGCCGGTCGCCCTGGGCCAGCCTCCCGTGCAGGTCACGCTGACGGTCTACGGCCCGGCCGCGCAGTTGCACAGCAGCATGCGGCAGATCGACCGCACGCTGGTGGTGGCCGGGCTGGTGCTGATGCTGCTCACCGGGGGGCTGGCGTGGCTGCAGGTGCGGGTGGGGCTGGCGCCGCTGCGCCGGCTGGAGGCCATGCTGGCTGCCCTGCGCGCGCCGCAGGGCGCGGGGCCCGATGTGGCGCTGCACCTGGCCGCCCCCACGGGGCGCGACCTGCAGCCCCTGCAGAACGAGCTGGCAGGCCTGCTGGCGCACAACGCGCACGTGGTGGCCCGCGCGCGGGCCCATGCGGTGGACCTGAACCACGCGCTCAAGAAGCCCCTGGCCTTGCTGAGCGCGCAGGCCAGCGCGCAGCCGCAGGTGCCCAGCAGCGAGGTGCAGCGCCAGGTCGAGGCCATGGCCCAGCTGGTGGATCGCTACCAGGCCCGCACCCTGAGCGATGCGCTGCACGCCCACCCCGGCAGCACCGGCCAGGCCGTGGACGTGCGCGACTGCGTGGCCCAGCTGCTGCGCATGATGGAGCGCCTGCACGCCGCGCAGGGGTTGGACTGGATGCTGGCAGACGATACCCAAGGCCCGCTGCACTGGCGCGGAGAACGCGCCGACCTGGAGGAGGTGCTGGGCAACCTGCTGGACAACGCGGGCAAGTGGGCCGCCTCGCGGGTGCGGCTGACACTGTCGGTGTCTGTGTCGGTGCAAGGTGGCGCAGAACATGCCAGCCTGTGCCTGGACATCGAAGACGATGGCCCCGGCATGACGCCCGCACAACTGCAGGCGGCGGGCCAGCGGGGTGTGCGTTTTGACGAATCCGTGCAGGGCAGCGGGCTGGGCCTGGCGATTGCCAGCCAGATCGCGCAGGCCTATGGGGGCCACTTGCAGTTGCGCAAAAGCGAGGAGCTCAAGGGCTTGGGCGTGCGGCTGGAGATGCGGGGGCTGGCGCCCGCGGGACGCACCAAGACGCCATGA
- a CDS encoding response regulator transcription factor: protein MRILVVEDDVALAQQLRVALEAAGFAVDVEHDGEAASFAGSAEAYSAAVLDLGLPLKDGLSVLRDWRDAGRGWPVLVLTARNRWSDKVAGFNAGADDYLTKPFLMDEVVLRLRAMLRRTAGSAAAVLTAGPLEYDVVQGRFSLQGQSLQLTAQEHKILAYFMHHPGKLLTRTDISEHVYARDLDPDSNTLDVLIGRIRRKLNGAPQLVTERGQGFRLVASDVAG, encoded by the coding sequence ATGCGCATCCTGGTGGTGGAAGACGATGTGGCGCTGGCGCAGCAACTGCGCGTGGCGCTGGAGGCGGCGGGATTCGCGGTGGATGTGGAGCACGACGGCGAGGCCGCGTCCTTTGCCGGCAGTGCCGAGGCCTACAGCGCCGCCGTGCTGGACCTGGGCCTGCCGCTCAAGGACGGCCTGAGCGTGCTGCGCGACTGGCGCGACGCGGGCCGCGGCTGGCCGGTGCTGGTGCTCACCGCGCGCAACCGCTGGAGCGACAAGGTGGCGGGCTTCAATGCCGGGGCCGACGACTATTTGACCAAGCCCTTCCTGATGGACGAGGTGGTGCTGCGCCTGCGCGCCATGCTGCGCCGCACGGCCGGGTCGGCCGCCGCCGTGCTGACGGCCGGCCCGCTGGAGTACGACGTGGTGCAGGGCCGCTTTTCGCTGCAGGGCCAGAGCCTGCAGCTCACGGCGCAGGAGCACAAGATCCTGGCGTATTTCATGCACCACCCGGGCAAGCTGCTCACGCGCACCGACATCAGCGAGCATGTGTATGCGCGCGACCTCGACCCGGACTCCAACACGCTGGACGTGCTGATCGGCCGCATCCGCCGCAAGTTGAACGGCGCGCCGCAGCTGGTGACCGAGCGCGGCCAGGGATTTCGCCTGGTGGCGTCCGACGTGGCGGGCTGA
- a CDS encoding PepSY domain-containing protein, protein MKNGILRTWTQAAACAAVALACAQAPAAEQDVARRGVQSGQLKPLNSIISDMSRQYGGRVIDVETKHGRKGELRYEIKIIDARGTKHEVLVDAATGSVVAQERDWPTQPVGLAQMARYIQQLEQRYGSRVVNAEFERDAQGKAVYEVKLSDRPAGEMKLLVDVNTGEVLTPPQTAGTPAAPKSMAVMLESLRPRFSGLVLEVELETDHRRRPYYSVELQQPNGFKLELEVDAVSLEVTRQKVDD, encoded by the coding sequence ATGAAGAATGGAATTTTGCGGACCTGGACGCAGGCCGCGGCCTGCGCCGCGGTGGCGCTGGCCTGCGCGCAGGCCCCCGCCGCCGAGCAGGATGTGGCGCGGCGTGGCGTGCAGAGCGGGCAGCTCAAGCCGCTCAACAGCATCATTTCGGACATGAGCCGCCAGTACGGTGGGCGCGTCATCGACGTGGAGACCAAGCACGGCCGCAAGGGTGAGCTGCGCTACGAGATCAAGATCATCGACGCCCGCGGCACCAAGCACGAGGTGCTGGTGGATGCGGCCACGGGCAGTGTCGTGGCGCAGGAGCGCGACTGGCCCACGCAGCCTGTGGGCCTGGCGCAGATGGCCCGCTACATCCAGCAGCTGGAGCAGCGCTACGGATCGCGCGTGGTGAACGCCGAGTTCGAGCGCGACGCGCAGGGCAAGGCGGTGTACGAGGTCAAGCTCTCGGACCGGCCCGCCGGCGAGATGAAGCTGCTGGTGGATGTGAACACGGGCGAGGTGCTGACCCCGCCGCAAACGGCGGGCACGCCCGCCGCGCCCAAGTCCATGGCCGTGATGCTCGAATCCTTGCGGCCGCGCTTTTCGGGCCTGGTGCTGGAGGTGGAGCTGGAAACGGACCACCGCCGACGCCCCTACTACAGCGTGGAGCTGCAGCAACCCAACGGTTTCAAGCTGGAGCTCGAAGTGGACGCCGTGAGCCTGGAAGTCACGCGGCAGAAGGTGGACGACTGA
- a CDS encoding PepSY domain-containing protein, whose product MKKTVLTLAFAAAAAASALPSMAWAMGAQEAVNVMAKNHYVAPHDLQKQYGYWTAEAVSNDGVRATVLVNDANGSFTAVRAGAVGTTLPSVERVAQQVRATGYSFVYDVELDDGFWQAKARQSVTNREKVEFVLHPVTLEVLSQVGRSGGTVNGQPVLSADQVVTALQQAGYTRVRGVEYEDGYWEAEATNTANLAVELRVDAVTGAVLREQLDD is encoded by the coding sequence ATGAAAAAGACCGTTCTGACCCTGGCCTTCGCAGCCGCCGCCGCGGCCTCCGCCCTGCCCTCCATGGCCTGGGCCATGGGCGCCCAGGAGGCCGTCAACGTGATGGCCAAGAACCACTACGTGGCGCCGCACGACCTGCAAAAGCAATACGGCTACTGGACGGCCGAGGCCGTCTCCAACGACGGGGTGCGCGCCACCGTGCTGGTCAACGATGCCAACGGCAGCTTCACCGCCGTGCGGGCGGGCGCCGTGGGCACCACCCTGCCCAGCGTGGAGCGCGTGGCCCAGCAGGTGCGCGCCACCGGCTACAGCTTTGTGTACGACGTGGAGCTGGACGACGGCTTCTGGCAGGCCAAGGCCCGCCAGTCCGTGACCAACCGCGAGAAGGTCGAGTTCGTGCTGCACCCCGTGACGCTGGAGGTATTGAGCCAGGTGGGCCGCAGCGGCGGAACCGTGAACGGCCAGCCCGTGCTCAGCGCCGACCAGGTCGTGACAGCCCTGCAGCAGGCCGGCTACACCCGCGTGCGCGGTGTCGAATACGAAGACGGCTACTGGGAAGCCGAGGCGACCAACACAGCCAACCTGGCGGTGGAGCTGCGGGTGGACGCCGTGACCGGGGCCGTGCTGCGCGAACAGCTGGACGATTGA
- a CDS encoding bifunctional 2',3'-cyclic-nucleotide 2'-phosphodiesterase/3'-nucleotidase yields MSERIRSQSDSFPFSCYSRRTATLSVLALAASLSACGGGDGGGSNNNAGATATLAVLETTDLHFNVRSYDYFKLAEDKSYGFERTATLVRAARKEFANTLLVDNGDTIQGTALADYEATISPIPCTQQLSMYKAMGALGFDAGTLGNHEFNYGLPFLNQVLGGGLEVDGVDAARKCAGAGFPMVLANVTSNKTQKPLVQPYTVLERTLVAKGADGKEVKLPIKVGVIGFTTPGIMNWDKRYLEGKVTTQGAVEAATKYVPELRAKGADIVIALLHGGMDSAAYSPTMENPGLYLSKVAGIDAMVMGHQHGVFPDTAATPGFNMAGVDHKAGTVNGVPAVMASSWGKALGVVQLALQWDGAKWVVNKSASKSELRNIQSKNAAGATVTVDADASVAPLVETQHQAAIQYVKTPIGQTDFRMSTLFADVGDPGAIQIVNQAQQAYVAAYIKASLPEYAQLPVLSVSAPFKSGFQGGADYTDVAVGPLAINNAADLYLYPNTVYAVKVNGGDIKNWLEAAAKRFNQIDPAKTGEQQLISTFPGYNFDMFTTPDVQYEIDVTQPVGSRIRNLTYLGKPIDVAQEFVIATNNYRATSGKSFIDKLDGSGTIWASPDANRDVVIDYIRKNPAVTRSANGAAKSWRFAKASVAGPVVFSSGGNALAVAQAAGLANVSLLAADDGSGKGTSKYAVDLSK; encoded by the coding sequence ATGTCTGAACGCATTCGCAGCCAATCCGATTCCTTTCCGTTTTCTTGCTATTCGCGCCGCACCGCCACGCTGAGCGTGCTGGCCCTGGCCGCGTCCCTCTCCGCCTGCGGCGGCGGCGATGGCGGCGGCAGCAACAACAACGCGGGCGCCACCGCCACGCTGGCCGTGCTGGAGACCACCGACCTGCACTTCAACGTGCGCAGCTACGACTACTTCAAGCTGGCCGAAGACAAGAGCTACGGCTTCGAGCGCACCGCCACGCTGGTGCGCGCGGCGCGCAAGGAGTTTGCCAACACGCTGCTGGTGGACAACGGCGACACCATCCAGGGCACGGCGCTGGCCGACTATGAAGCCACCATCAGCCCCATCCCGTGCACGCAGCAGCTGTCCATGTACAAGGCGATGGGTGCGCTGGGCTTTGACGCCGGCACGCTGGGCAACCACGAGTTCAACTACGGCCTGCCGTTCCTGAACCAGGTGCTGGGCGGCGGGCTGGAGGTGGACGGTGTGGATGCCGCCAGGAAGTGCGCGGGCGCGGGCTTTCCGATGGTGCTGGCCAACGTGACCAGCAACAAGACCCAGAAGCCGCTGGTGCAGCCCTACACGGTGCTCGAGCGCACGCTGGTGGCCAAGGGCGCGGACGGCAAGGAGGTGAAGCTGCCCATCAAGGTGGGCGTGATCGGTTTCACCACGCCGGGCATCATGAACTGGGACAAGCGCTACCTCGAAGGCAAGGTCACCACGCAAGGCGCGGTCGAGGCCGCGACGAAGTACGTGCCCGAGCTGCGCGCCAAGGGCGCCGACATCGTGATCGCGCTGCTGCACGGCGGCATGGACAGCGCGGCGTATTCGCCCACCATGGAGAACCCGGGCCTGTACCTTTCCAAGGTGGCCGGCATCGACGCGATGGTGATGGGCCACCAGCATGGCGTGTTCCCCGACACCGCCGCCACGCCGGGCTTCAACATGGCCGGCGTGGACCACAAGGCGGGTACGGTGAACGGCGTGCCGGCCGTGATGGCCAGCTCCTGGGGCAAGGCCCTGGGCGTGGTGCAGCTGGCGCTGCAGTGGGACGGGGCCAAGTGGGTGGTCAACAAGTCGGCCAGCAAGTCCGAGCTGCGCAACATCCAGTCCAAGAACGCCGCGGGCGCCACGGTGACGGTGGACGCAGATGCCAGCGTGGCGCCGCTCGTCGAGACGCAGCACCAGGCCGCCATCCAGTACGTGAAGACGCCCATCGGCCAGACCGACTTCCGCATGAGCACGCTGTTCGCCGACGTGGGCGACCCGGGCGCGATCCAGATCGTGAACCAGGCGCAGCAGGCCTATGTGGCCGCTTACATCAAGGCCAGCCTGCCGGAGTATGCGCAGCTGCCGGTGCTGTCGGTGAGCGCGCCGTTCAAGAGCGGCTTCCAGGGCGGTGCCGACTACACCGACGTGGCCGTGGGACCGCTGGCCATCAACAACGCGGCCGACCTGTACCTCTACCCCAACACGGTGTATGCGGTGAAGGTCAACGGTGGCGACATCAAGAACTGGCTCGAAGCCGCGGCCAAGCGCTTCAACCAGATCGACCCTGCCAAGACTGGCGAGCAACAGCTCATCAGCACCTTCCCGGGCTACAACTTCGACATGTTCACGACGCCCGACGTGCAGTACGAGATCGACGTGACGCAGCCCGTGGGCAGCCGCATCAGGAACCTGACCTACCTGGGCAAGCCCATCGACGTGGCGCAGGAGTTCGTGATCGCCACCAACAACTACCGCGCCACCAGCGGCAAGAGCTTCATCGACAAGCTCGATGGCTCGGGCACCATCTGGGCCTCGCCCGATGCGAACCGGGACGTGGTGATCGACTACATCCGCAAGAACCCGGCGGTGACGCGCAGTGCCAACGGCGCGGCCAAGAGCTGGCGCTTTGCCAAGGCCAGCGTGGCGGGGCCGGTGGTGTTCAGCTCGGGCGGCAATGCGCTCGCCGTGGCGCAGGCGGCAGGCCTGGCCAATGTGTCGCTGCTGGCAGCGGACGACGGCTCGGGCAAGGGCACGTCGAAGTACGCGGTCGATTTGTCCAAGTAA
- a CDS encoding GFA family protein gives MTESVVHHRGSCLCGGVRYETTAPLRSASHCHCSMCRKAHGAAFASYGTVHREHHRFVQGQALLRAYRSSPRVTRQFCSACGSPLLWHSEGVHADSVAVPLGTLDTPFDAPPQRHIHVASKAAWVVICDGYPQIAGE, from the coding sequence ATGACCGAATCCGTCGTGCACCACCGGGGCAGCTGCCTGTGCGGCGGCGTGCGCTACGAAACCACGGCGCCGCTGCGCAGCGCATCGCACTGCCACTGCTCGATGTGCCGCAAGGCCCATGGCGCGGCGTTCGCCAGCTACGGCACGGTGCACCGCGAGCACCACCGCTTCGTGCAGGGGCAGGCGCTGCTGCGCGCCTACCGCTCGTCGCCGCGGGTCACGCGGCAGTTCTGCTCGGCCTGCGGCTCGCCGTTGCTCTGGCACAGCGAAGGCGTGCATGCGGACAGCGTGGCCGTGCCCCTGGGCACGCTCGACACCCCTTTTGACGCGCCGCCGCAAAGGCACATCCACGTGGCTTCCAAGGCCGCGTGGGTGGTGATCTGCGACGGCTACCCGCAGATCGCCGGAGAATAG
- a CDS encoding RidA family protein codes for MSRDARFQEQAQALGYSFDGEIKIGGNYVPLVRDGHHVYLSGQIPRVGDTVVATGAAGAGATLAQAQAGAKVCALRALALLQRALGSLDAVQSVLRITVYVQSAPGFTQQSEVADGASEILFAVLGEAGAHTRTSVGVLQLPKNATVEVDLIASVATPAPPRA; via the coding sequence ATGTCCCGTGACGCCCGTTTTCAGGAACAAGCCCAGGCCCTCGGCTACAGCTTTGACGGCGAGATCAAGATCGGGGGCAACTACGTGCCCCTGGTGCGCGACGGCCACCACGTCTACCTTAGCGGGCAGATCCCCCGCGTGGGCGATACCGTGGTGGCCACGGGGGCGGCCGGCGCCGGCGCCACCCTGGCCCAGGCGCAGGCGGGGGCCAAGGTGTGCGCCCTGCGCGCCCTGGCCTTGCTGCAGCGTGCGCTGGGCTCTCTGGACGCCGTGCAGTCGGTGCTGCGCATCACCGTGTATGTGCAGTCTGCGCCCGGGTTCACGCAGCAAAGCGAGGTGGCCGACGGCGCCTCTGAAATCCTGTTCGCCGTGCTGGGCGAGGCGGGCGCCCACACCCGCACCTCGGTGGGGGTGCTGCAACTGCCCAAGAATGCGACGGTGGAGGTGGACCTGATCGCCTCCGTGGCCACGCCGGCGCCGCCGCGCGCCTGA
- a CDS encoding M48 family metalloprotease: MKFWDHQADARSETHRLLLGFALAVAVLIVAVHAALALAWVLMAAVLPGRLPFPHGFLAANVGVSLMLVLGGWWVETSNLRAGGVKLARRVGARELRPSLSHAEQRLSNIVDELCIAAHMPRPEIMVMPRTDAINAFAAGWDESDAVIAVTQGALDYLNREEMQGMVAHELSHLHEGDTRMKMQLAGMVFGLELVYNFGDTLRERRGLAWWFGSAIMLAGFAGWITGRMLKAAVSRQREYLADARAVQWTRSKDGLGGVLRKVMAQRRDTPRGYEQHSHSGLNHPSVQHMLLVDVEGGGRMEHWLDSHPTLQERVQRVYGRRMSPLKVAPVTAAPEPAGRPQGVGQPAGVTIASLVDPFARHM, translated from the coding sequence ATGAAATTCTGGGACCACCAGGCGGATGCGCGCAGCGAGACGCACCGCCTGCTGCTGGGCTTTGCGCTCGCGGTGGCGGTGCTTATCGTGGCCGTTCATGCCGCACTCGCGCTGGCCTGGGTGCTGATGGCGGCGGTGCTGCCGGGGCGGCTGCCGTTTCCCCACGGCTTTCTCGCCGCCAACGTGGGCGTGTCGCTCATGCTGGTGCTGGGCGGCTGGTGGGTGGAGACGTCCAACCTGCGCGCGGGCGGCGTCAAGCTGGCCCGGCGCGTGGGCGCGCGCGAGCTGCGGCCCTCGCTCTCGCATGCCGAGCAGCGCCTGTCCAACATCGTCGACGAGCTGTGCATTGCCGCCCACATGCCGCGCCCCGAAATCATGGTGATGCCGCGCACCGATGCGATCAACGCGTTTGCCGCCGGCTGGGACGAGAGCGACGCCGTGATCGCTGTGACGCAGGGCGCGCTCGACTACCTGAACCGCGAGGAGATGCAGGGCATGGTCGCCCACGAGCTCTCGCACCTGCACGAAGGCGACACGCGCATGAAGATGCAGCTGGCGGGCATGGTGTTCGGACTGGAGCTGGTCTACAACTTCGGCGACACGCTGCGCGAGCGGCGGGGGCTGGCGTGGTGGTTCGGCTCGGCCATCATGCTGGCGGGCTTCGCGGGCTGGATCACCGGCCGCATGCTCAAGGCGGCCGTGTCGCGCCAGCGCGAGTACCTGGCCGACGCGCGCGCCGTGCAATGGACGCGCAGCAAGGACGGCCTGGGCGGCGTGCTGCGCAAGGTCATGGCCCAGCGCCGGGATACCCCGCGCGGCTATGAACAGCACAGCCACAGCGGCCTGAACCATCCTTCGGTGCAGCACATGCTGCTGGTGGACGTGGAAGGCGGCGGCAGGATGGAGCACTGGCTCGATTCCCACCCCACGCTGCAAGAGCGCGTGCAGCGCGTCTACGGCCGGCGCATGTCGCCGCTGAAGGTGGCACCGGTCACCGCAGCCCCCGAGCCGGCAGGGCGCCCGCAGGGCGTGGGCCAGCCGGCCGGCGTGACGATCGCCTCGCTGGTGGACCCGTTCGCGCGGCATATGTGA
- a CDS encoding LemA family protein — protein MSATAWIVLGLVAVLAVWAVTVYNRLVQLRNRIANAFGQIDVQLKRRHDLVPNLVEVAKGYLSHEAATLEAVIQARGQAQGAAAAVRAEPGSANAMGALAAAEGMLGSSLGRLMVVAEAYPELKADATMQSLSEELTSTENRLGFARQAYNDQALEFNDAAAQFPELVVARLLGFPTVPMLESTRSEAERAAPQVRFS, from the coding sequence ATGTCAGCTACTGCTTGGATCGTTCTGGGCCTGGTCGCCGTGCTGGCGGTGTGGGCCGTCACTGTGTACAACCGGCTGGTGCAGCTGCGCAACCGCATCGCCAATGCGTTCGGCCAGATCGACGTGCAGCTCAAGCGCCGCCATGACCTGGTGCCCAACCTGGTCGAAGTCGCCAAGGGCTACCTCAGCCACGAGGCCGCCACGCTCGAAGCCGTCATCCAGGCGCGCGGCCAGGCGCAGGGCGCTGCCGCCGCTGTGCGGGCAGAGCCTGGCAGCGCCAACGCCATGGGCGCGCTCGCAGCCGCCGAGGGCATGCTGGGCAGCAGCCTGGGACGCCTGATGGTGGTGGCTGAGGCGTATCCCGAACTCAAGGCCGACGCCACCATGCAGTCGCTGTCCGAAGAGTTGACCAGCACCGAAAACCGCCTGGGCTTCGCGCGCCAGGCGTACAACGACCAGGCGCTGGAATTCAACGACGCGGCGGCGCAGTTTCCTGAACTGGTCGTGGCGCGCCTGTTGGGCTTTCCCACCGTGCCCATGCTCGAGTCCACGCGCAGCGAAGCAGAGCGCGCTGCGCCGCAGGTTCGCTTCTCTTAG
- a CDS encoding group II truncated hemoglobin has translation MNSDVPKDTGAGAETATATTPFDWIGGEDRVHALTERFYDLMDLEPGYAELRAAHGSDLVQARQKLFWFLCGWLGGPDHYQSRFGHPRLRMRHMPFSIGIQERDQWVACMDQAMGETGVPDALRARLKESFMGTADWMRNRGTP, from the coding sequence ATGAATTCCGACGTTCCCAAAGACACCGGCGCCGGCGCAGAAACCGCCACCGCAACCACCCCCTTCGACTGGATCGGTGGCGAAGACCGCGTGCACGCCCTCACCGAACGCTTCTACGACCTGATGGATCTGGAGCCCGGTTACGCCGAACTGCGTGCAGCCCACGGCAGCGACCTCGTGCAGGCGCGGCAAAAACTCTTCTGGTTCTTGTGCGGCTGGCTGGGTGGACCTGACCACTACCAAAGCCGCTTCGGCCACCCGCGACTGCGCATGCGGCACATGCCGTTTTCCATCGGCATCCAGGAGCGCGACCAGTGGGTGGCCTGCATGGACCAGGCCATGGGCGAGACAGGCGTGCCCGATGCTCTGCGCGCCCGCTTGAAGGAAAGCTTCATGGGGACGGCCGACTGGATGAGGAATCGGGGCACCCCCTGA